Proteins from a genomic interval of Equus przewalskii isolate Varuska chromosome 32, EquPr2, whole genome shotgun sequence:
- the PRR18 gene encoding proline-rich protein 18, with amino-acid sequence MIRRLGSTMPFPPVPPPPPAPAPGVPAARPPPRRPGIPRKAAAPACAPPGPSPPAAAGEKKKRPPERPEGLLSSSWPSATLKRPPARRAPGPAPPRAPPQAAPCRPRAPAACAPARPAGSGHSPAGATASGARTAGSGTAAGAGPDDALRFSLSLTPEAVLLIQRRHMEKQLLARPRRPLPSPSADARRLLAPCPRATAAGLSRRPAPPGGLQALDLGPRPADLRPVLKVSLLNERHKYDDVEYEEEAEVVDEGLVRKCTEWLRGVESAAGRAGPLDALPHLSTL; translated from the coding sequence ATGATCCGCCGGCTCGGCAGCACCATGCCTTTCCCGCCcgtgccgccgccgccgcccgccccggccccgggGGTCCCCGCGGCGCGCCCGCCGCCCCGGAGGCCCGGCATCCCCCGGAAAGCGGCGGCGCCCGCCTGCGCCCCGCCCGGGCCCTCGCCGCCCGCCGCGgccggggagaagaagaagaggccCCCCGAGCGGCCCGAGGGGCTGCTGTCCAGCTCCTGGCCCTCGGCCACCCTGAAGCGGCCGCCGGCCCGCCGCGCCCCGGGCCCGGCCCCTCCGCGCGCCCCGCCCCAGGCCGCGCCCTGCCGGCCGCGCGCCCCCGCCGCCTGCGCCCCGGCCCGGCCGGCCGGCTCCGGCCACAGCCCCGCGGGGGCCACCGCCTCGGGGGCGCGGACCGCCGGCTCGGGGACGGCCGCGGGGGCAGGGCCCGACGACGCGCTGCGcttctccctgagcctcacccCCGAGGCCGTGCTGCTCATCCAGAGGCGCCACATGGAGAAGCAGCTGCTGGCGCGGCCCCGGCGGCCGCTCCCCTCGCCCTCGGCCGACGCCAGGCGGCTGCTCGCCCCCTGCCCCCGGGCCACGGCCGCGGGTCTCTCGCGCCGCCCGGCTCCGCCCGGCGGCCTGCAGGCCCTCGACCTCGGGCCGCGGCCCGCCGACCTGCGCCCGGTGCTCAAGGTGTCGCTGCTCAACGAGCGGCACAAGTACGACGACGTGGAGTACGAGGAGGAGGCCGAGGTGGTGGACGAGGGCCTGGTCCGCAAGTGCACCGAGTGGCTGCGCGGCGTGGAGTCGGCGGCCGGTCGCGCCGGTCCCCTGGACGCGCTGCCGCACCTGAGCACGCTGTGA